The nucleotide window CCTTCGGCTTCGCTCAGGACAAGTCGCTCAGGACAAGTCGCTCGGCACAAGTCGCTCAGGGTTAATGAAGTGCTTCTGGAGGCGTTCTGTCGGGGTCAATGATGAATTGGCTCAACAAGAGCTATTGAAGCGATTCACCCACGCGAGTGTCAAGATGCTTTCTTGAGGATTGCTTAAATGAACAAATCCAAATTTATTGATAACAATGCGAATACTATTCACTATTCCTCACTTTTATAAGCCTAGCAGTAACCCGCGATATGGTTCTCAAAGAAAAGATCCCACGCCTCGCCTCCAAGCGCTGACTCAGTGCATAACCAACCTACATCAGTTATTTGGTAAATCTCAGTGGATTATTGATATTGCTAATCGTTCAGCTAATCCACTCAGTCAAGCCGAGTCCTGTGATATTGATATTATTATTTGTACTACCTCTAGCTACCATCTTCTAGAGGAGTTACCCCTGCCGGCTCATTTCTACAAACACCATTCTAGCGAAGTTGAACCGATGCTTCTGGGGTTTGAATGTCAGGCAGTACTGCGAGATAGTCTTGGTCAATACGACTATTACTGTTTTTTAGAAGATGACTTAATTTTGCACGATCCTTGGTTGTTTATTAAACTTGCTTGGTTTAATAACCTCACCACCGATTTAAATCTACTCCAACCTAATCGATATGAAGTATCAGCCCAACATTTTGTCAATAAAGTCTATGTTGATGGTCCTATAGCTCTAAAGGCTACAGCCAAATTTCAAAACCTGCAAGACCAACCCGAACTAAAAGGCAAAATAATGAATCATTCTGTTATCTTTGAGCGCTGTAGCAATCCTCATTCTGGTTGTTATTTTCTCAATAGCCGGCAAATGGAATTATGGGTTAAGCAATCCTATTTTTTAGATTATGATAACAGCTTTATTGGTTATCTAGAAAGTGCTGCCACTTTAGGAATTATGCGGACTTTTAGAATTTATAAACCTGCCCCTACTAATGCCAATTTTTTAGAGATTCAACACTTTGGTACTGCATTTTTAGGTTTGATTGGAAACCAAATCAGCATATCATCTTCTGAGAAGATGTCTGAAAAGGATAAAATGTGATTTCCAGGTAGTAGGTTCTGTTGCCAAAAATTCAGAGAGACAAGCCTATCTTTTTAAGACCGATTCTTCTGAATAATAAATATTAAATATTGAAGCCTGCGTAGGCAGGCTTAGTCCGTATAGCCACAGGATGAGCGCCTGTCGGAATTTATTTGTTGCCACCGAACCATTATTCTCGCCAAAAAACAATAGATTCATTTAAGGGTTGAATCACAGTCCCCGGATAATAAAACTCTAAAATCTTTTCGGCTGACCAACCTAAATTAGCTAAATTATAAGACCCATATTGACTTAAACCAACTCCATGACCGAACCCTCCGCCCACAAAAGCATAGCCCAGTAATTGCTTATTAGCATTGTAAACCGGTTCAACATAAAAAAGGGTACTTCTCGGTGGGCCAAAAGCACTACGGGCTTCATTTTTATGTAATTCTATAATTCCTTTATCGGTTTGAACGGTTAAAGTCAAAACACGACCCGAAGGCGAGCGCTTTGTCACCCCCATTGCCTGAATCGTATTAAAATCAGCTAGAGGATGTTTCCGTCGGGTGAGATATTTTTTTAAATCTGCATTTAACTGTTCTAAACTGCTTTGTTTATTCCAGCGAAAAACATTTCTACCGGTTTCATTAAATCCATCTTTTAAACTAATAAATTTCCGAAAAGCCGCTTCATCAGCTAAAGATTGTTGTGAAAGATCCCAAACTTGATTAGGAGAATCTATAACAGCCCGTAAATAGGGACGTTCTTCCCCATTCCACACATCACTAAAGGGGGCCGTAATTCCCCCAGTGGTTGACGAATATAGGGCATCAACTAATTCATTTTGATAAGTTAATACTAATCCTTTCGTTTCTGCGATCGCTTGATCCACCCTAGCAATTGTACCTGTAAGTCCATAATAAACTTGACAGTGAGTATCCGCGCAAAGTTCGTAATTATCCGCCTCAAACCGCCGTAAATTTCTCAGGGCGTAGGTTCTAGCGATAATCGTCTGGGCTTTAGTGGCACTTTGGGGCGCGCCGGGCCCGATTTCATGAGGCACAACCCCCCGTAAATAGGTTTCTAAAGGAACTTGGTTGACAAGGGTATAAGTCCCATAGGAATTCGGTTGTAGTCGCAAACTCCCCCCATAAAGACGGGGTTGTTGTCCGGGTTTAGTGACTCTAACTTGATTTGTTCCCGTCGTAATATCTAATTTATTTAACCCATAACGAACCCCATTAATGGTAAAAGAGGCTTGGGGTTTTTGACTGACTAAAGCCGTTTCTAAATAAGGATCTTTATACCCTTTTGCTTTTAAACTTTGATGTAGCCAACGACGCAGTAAAGGAGTTTGATAGACATCCCGTTTAGCCCAAACTTGCCAACGTTCCGGTTGAGTCACTTCTACCTCAATGCCTAATGCTTCCCACTGTTTGGCGCTATCTTCGGCGGTTTCAAAGGTAGCATGATCGCTTAAAACTAGCCTTTCTTCTAACACTGGATTTGATAAAGGCTGCTTAACGATTTCTAGGGTTAGTTGGTTGGTTTGCAGGGTTTGGGGTTGACCATTTTGATCCACAAAGCGCAGAGTGAGACTATCCCCACTATTACTGGCAATTGACACTTTATCAGTGACTTCTTCCCCAAAACGCTGAACTATCCCAACTTTTATCTCAACATCTTTGGCTTTAGCAGAGGGGGTGAATATCAGCAAAAAAGAACAGGTTAGACCCATCCAGAAAGCGGTTTTTCTCCCTATGCGTGTTTTTGTTGTCATTATTGACATCTTAAGCTACTTTTGTTTTAACTGATTAAAGATAAGAGGTTATTTTAATGATTATGCCTGTTTGACTCATAGACTCCTCAAACTGTTTCCTGAGAAAGGAGAATTTTATAAAATTTTAATGACATTGTCATCATCTTCTGTTCCTAGCCCTCTTCCCTGTCATGATCAATTATCCAGGATTCTCTATCCTCACAATTAACTTTATCAATTATCAATTATCCATTATCAATTATCAATTATCCATTATTGAATGATGTTCGACGACTTCCCCTATTTAACTATTAATTTTAGTTAAAAATTCTTCAGTTAACTTAATAAAAGCCCTTGAGCCAGCCGAATTAGGCATACTCAACACCACTGGGGCAAACATATCCACCGCTTTAGCCACATTAACATCCATCGGAATGGAATTTTCAAATAATTTTTGAGGAGGAAAATCTTCTCGGACTCGTCTCATCACTTGTTTATAATATCGACTGAGTAACCCACCCCCAGACAGAATAAAAACAATTCCCAATAATTTTAGATCTAAAGGATCGCTCTCTAAATGATTTTCTCGTAATTTAGTAATTCGCCTTTCTAACAATTGCATTCCCACTACAGATAAGGGTTCAGGCCGGGCGGGTAATAAATAATAATCACTCGCTGCAATCCCACTACGAGTTAACAGATTATAACCAGGGGCACAATCCATAATAATAAAATCATATTCATCCCGAACCGGATCTAAAATATCTTGAATTAAAATCCGTT belongs to Gloeothece citriformis PCC 7424 and includes:
- a CDS encoding SpoIID/LytB domain-containing protein; amino-acid sequence: MTTKTRIGRKTAFWMGLTCSFLLIFTPSAKAKDVEIKVGIVQRFGEEVTDKVSIASNSGDSLTLRFVDQNGQPQTLQTNQLTLEIVKQPLSNPVLEERLVLSDHATFETAEDSAKQWEALGIEVEVTQPERWQVWAKRDVYQTPLLRRWLHQSLKAKGYKDPYLETALVSQKPQASFTINGVRYGLNKLDITTGTNQVRVTKPGQQPRLYGGSLRLQPNSYGTYTLVNQVPLETYLRGVVPHEIGPGAPQSATKAQTIIARTYALRNLRRFEADNYELCADTHCQVYYGLTGTIARVDQAIAETKGLVLTYQNELVDALYSSTTGGITAPFSDVWNGEERPYLRAVIDSPNQVWDLSQQSLADEAAFRKFISLKDGFNETGRNVFRWNKQSSLEQLNADLKKYLTRRKHPLADFNTIQAMGVTKRSPSGRVLTLTVQTDKGIIELHKNEARSAFGPPRSTLFYVEPVYNANKQLLGYAFVGGGFGHGVGLSQYGSYNLANLGWSAEKILEFYYPGTVIQPLNESIVFWRE
- a CDS encoding ParA family protein: MGKVISTVNMKGGVGKTTLTVNLATCLAKFYNKRVLVLDLDAQISATLSLMSPHDFAKTRKKRHTITYLLDNTIKPNSYSKLSIHDIIVPSVCQVNGLELLPGDIELYDEYLVSEMLHEQSLASGNPKFETVWNNFERILIQDILDPVRDEYDFIIMDCAPGYNLLTRSGIAASDYYLLPARPEPLSVVGMQLLERRITKLRENHLESDPLDLKLLGIVFILSGGGLLSRYYKQVMRRVREDFPPQKLFENSIPMDVNVAKAVDMFAPVVLSMPNSAGSRAFIKLTEEFLTKINS